Proteins co-encoded in one Novosphingobium sp. PP1Y genomic window:
- a CDS encoding iron-sulfur cluster assembly scaffold protein yields the protein MSTTVLYTPEVLSLAVALARFPWREDFPLQGEARSRSCGSTIALGLAVDDRGTVTEVGVRSQACAIGQAAAAIFAEAVVGMTGRKVHEAGRALEDWLAGKVDLPDWPGLERIAAARDYPGRHGAVMLPWNAAMQVLPSA from the coding sequence GTGTCGACCACTGTCCTTTACACCCCCGAGGTCCTTTCGCTGGCGGTCGCGCTTGCGCGCTTTCCGTGGCGCGAGGATTTTCCGCTGCAGGGAGAGGCCCGCTCACGTTCGTGCGGCAGCACGATTGCGCTGGGCCTCGCGGTCGATGACCGCGGTACTGTCACCGAGGTCGGCGTGCGCAGCCAGGCCTGCGCCATTGGACAGGCTGCGGCGGCGATCTTCGCAGAGGCCGTCGTCGGCATGACCGGGCGCAAGGTGCACGAGGCGGGAAGGGCCTTGGAAGACTGGTTGGCCGGAAAGGTTGACCTGCCGGACTGGCCGGGGCTCGAACGCATTGCCGCTGCCCGGGACTATCCAGGGCGACACGGCGCGGTAATGTTGCCGTGGAATGCAGCCATGCAGGTGCTTCCCTCCGCCTGA
- the dnaJ gene encoding molecular chaperone DnaJ: MSATEIDYYELLEVERTADDKTIKSAYRRLAMRYHPDKNPGDAEAESRFKAISQAYDCLKDPQKRAAYDRYGHAAFQQGMGGGGGGGMGAEFGDIGDIFESIFGSAFGGGARQQARRGADLRYDMEVSLEEAFHGKQSEITIEVSQSCEPCSGSGAEPGTGKRTCNMCAGHGKVRAQQGFFVVERTCPTCHGRGEVIESPCRACRGEGRVDMPQTLEVEIPAGVDSGTRIRLSGKGEAGPYGAPPGDLYIFLHVKRHRVFEREGTTLLTQVPITFTTAALGGSIEIPGIDGAKIALDIPAGIQSGKQLRKRGAGMPVLQGRGRGDLVIEITVETPTKLSARQKELLRELQATETGDECPQSKGFFDRIKDVWSDLTE; this comes from the coding sequence GTGTCAGCTACCGAAATAGATTACTACGAACTGCTCGAGGTCGAGCGGACTGCCGACGACAAGACCATCAAGTCGGCCTACCGTCGCCTCGCCATGCGATATCACCCGGACAAGAACCCGGGGGATGCCGAAGCCGAATCCCGCTTCAAGGCCATCAGTCAGGCTTACGACTGTCTCAAGGACCCGCAGAAGCGCGCCGCTTACGACCGCTATGGTCACGCCGCTTTCCAGCAGGGCATGGGCGGTGGCGGCGGCGGCGGAATGGGCGCCGAGTTCGGCGATATCGGCGATATCTTCGAATCGATTTTTGGCAGCGCCTTCGGTGGCGGTGCCCGTCAGCAGGCCCGTCGCGGCGCCGATTTGCGCTATGACATGGAAGTGAGCCTTGAAGAGGCGTTCCACGGCAAGCAGAGCGAAATCACCATCGAAGTCTCGCAATCGTGCGAGCCTTGCAGTGGCTCGGGCGCCGAACCGGGCACCGGCAAGCGCACCTGCAACATGTGCGCCGGTCACGGCAAGGTGCGCGCGCAGCAGGGCTTCTTCGTCGTCGAACGCACCTGTCCGACCTGTCACGGTCGCGGCGAGGTGATCGAGTCTCCCTGCCGTGCCTGCCGCGGCGAGGGCCGCGTCGACATGCCGCAGACACTGGAAGTGGAAATTCCCGCTGGCGTCGATTCCGGCACGAGAATCCGACTATCGGGCAAGGGCGAGGCCGGGCCTTACGGGGCGCCTCCGGGCGATCTCTACATCTTCCTGCATGTGAAGCGCCACCGCGTCTTCGAACGCGAGGGGACGACTCTTCTCACGCAGGTGCCGATCACCTTCACCACAGCTGCGCTGGGCGGATCGATCGAAATCCCGGGAATCGATGGGGCGAAGATCGCGCTCGATATTCCGGCAGGTATCCAGTCCGGCAAGCAGCTCCGCAAGCGCGGCGCGGGCATGCCTGTTCTGCAGGGCCGCGGGCGCGGGGATCTGGTGATTGAGATCACGGTCGAAACGCCGACCAAGCTCTCTGCGCGCCAGAAGGAACTGCTGCGCGAGTTGCAGGCAACCGAGACCGGTGACGAATGCCCACAGTCGAAAGGCTTCTTCGACCGGATCAAGGACGTGTGGAGCGACCTGACCGAATAG
- the dnaK gene encoding molecular chaperone DnaK: MGKVIGIDLGTTNSCVAVMDGGKPKVIENSEGARTTPSIVAFTKDGERLIGQPAKRQAVTNGDNTIFAVKRLIGRRFDDPVTKKDTELVPYHIVKGKNGDAWVQAGGEDYSPSQISAFTLQKMKETAESYLGETVTQAVITVPAYFNDAQRQATKDAGQIAGLEVLRIINEPTAAALAYGLDKQDGKTIAVYDLGGGTFDVSILEIGDGVFEVKSTNGDTFLGGEDFDTKLVEWLADKFKAKENMDLRTDKLALQRLKEAAEKAKIELSSAATTEINLPFITARMEGGATTPLHLVETVTRADLEKMVADLIKRTIEPCRKALADAGISAAEVDDVVLVGGMTRMPKVREVVKEFFGKEPHTGVNPDEVVAMGAAIQAGVLQGDVKDVLLLDVTPLSLGIETLGGIMTKMIDRNTTIPTKKSQVYSTAEDNQQAVTIRVFQGEREMAQDNKLLGQFDLVGIPPARRGVPQIEVTFDIDANGIVNVSAKDKGTGKEQQIRIQASGGLSDADIDQMVKDAEKFAEEDKKRRESAEAKNNADSLVHATEQQLAENGDKIDAGLKSEVETAIAEAKTALESGDTAEITAKAQALTEVAMKMGQAIYEKEQSAAASPEAAPSGDEDVVDAEFSEVDENKG, encoded by the coding sequence ATGGGAAAAGTAATTGGTATCGACCTTGGCACCACCAACAGCTGTGTCGCCGTCATGGACGGTGGCAAGCCCAAGGTCATTGAAAACTCCGAAGGTGCGCGCACGACGCCTTCGATCGTCGCCTTCACCAAGGACGGCGAACGCCTGATCGGTCAGCCGGCCAAGCGCCAGGCTGTCACGAACGGTGACAACACGATTTTCGCAGTGAAGCGCCTCATCGGCCGCCGCTTCGACGATCCGGTGACCAAGAAGGACACCGAGCTGGTTCCGTACCACATCGTCAAGGGCAAGAACGGTGACGCGTGGGTCCAGGCTGGCGGCGAGGACTACAGCCCGTCGCAGATCTCGGCCTTCACCCTGCAGAAGATGAAGGAAACCGCCGAGAGCTATCTGGGCGAGACCGTCACGCAGGCCGTCATCACCGTGCCCGCATACTTCAACGACGCGCAGCGCCAGGCGACCAAGGATGCCGGCCAGATTGCGGGTCTCGAAGTGCTGCGCATCATCAACGAGCCGACCGCGGCCGCGCTCGCCTATGGCCTCGACAAGCAGGACGGCAAGACCATCGCGGTCTACGACCTTGGCGGCGGCACCTTCGACGTCTCGATCCTCGAGATCGGCGACGGCGTGTTCGAGGTGAAGTCGACCAACGGCGACACGTTCCTGGGCGGTGAAGATTTCGACACCAAGCTCGTCGAATGGCTGGCCGACAAGTTCAAGGCCAAGGAAAACATGGACCTGCGGACCGACAAGCTCGCTCTGCAGCGCCTTAAGGAAGCGGCCGAAAAGGCGAAGATCGAGCTGTCGTCGGCTGCGACGACCGAGATCAACCTGCCCTTCATCACCGCGCGCATGGAAGGCGGCGCGACGACCCCGCTTCACCTGGTCGAAACGGTTACCCGCGCCGACCTCGAGAAGATGGTCGCCGACCTCATCAAGCGCACCATCGAGCCGTGCCGCAAGGCGCTGGCCGATGCCGGCATCTCGGCTGCGGAAGTCGATGACGTCGTGCTCGTGGGCGGCATGACCCGCATGCCCAAGGTACGCGAAGTCGTGAAGGAATTCTTCGGCAAGGAACCGCACACCGGCGTGAACCCGGACGAAGTCGTCGCCATGGGCGCGGCGATCCAGGCCGGCGTCCTCCAGGGCGACGTCAAGGACGTGCTGCTGCTCGACGTGACCCCGCTTTCGCTGGGCATCGAGACGCTGGGCGGCATCATGACCAAGATGATCGACCGCAACACGACGATCCCGACGAAGAAGAGCCAGGTCTATTCGACTGCCGAGGACAACCAGCAGGCGGTGACGATCCGCGTGTTCCAGGGCGAACGCGAAATGGCGCAGGACAACAAGCTCCTCGGCCAGTTCGACCTCGTCGGCATCCCGCCGGCTCGCCGGGGCGTGCCGCAGATCGAAGTCACTTTCGACATCGACGCGAACGGCATCGTCAACGTGTCCGCCAAGGACAAGGGCACCGGCAAGGAACAGCAGATCCGCATCCAGGCTTCGGGCGGTCTGTCCGACGCCGACATCGACCAGATGGTCAAGGATGCCGAGAAGTTCGCCGAAGAGGACAAGAAGCGTCGTGAATCGGCGGAAGCCAAGAACAACGCGGACAGCCTCGTCCACGCGACCGAGCAGCAGCTTGCCGAAAACGGTGACAAGATCGACGCTGGCCTGAAGTCGGAAGTCGAAACCGCCATCGCCGAAGCCAAGACGGCTCTCGAAAGCGGCGACACCGCCGAGATCACGGCCAAGGCCCAGGCGCTGACCGAAGTCGCCATGAAGATGGGTCAGGCGATCTACGAGAAGGAGCAGTCCGCTGCTGCCTCGCCGGAGGCCGCGCCTTCGGGTGACGAGGACGTGGTCGACGCCGAGTTCTCGGAAGTCGACGAAAACAAGGGCTGA
- a CDS encoding MFS transporter, whose translation MADVQQHPHAPEPSASDIKLVIAASSMGTVFEWYDFFIYGTLAGIIGKTFFPSGNATLETLLVWAGFAVGFGFRPLGAVLFGFLGDKLGRKYTFLVTVTLMGIATAGVGFIPSAETIGLAAPAIILLLRIMQGLALGGEYGGAAIYVAEHSPPNRRGFFTGFIQASVVGGFVLSLIVVLTCKGLMSEELWNAWGWRVPFLLSMILLAVSLWMRLKLSESPVFKAMREEGEIAGNPFVESFTYPGNKKRIFIALFGIAAGLTVIWYTAMFSALSFLKGAMRMEATTAEIIIGISAGLGMAFFVLFGSLSDRVGRKKPIVWGYLAALVLMFPLFWTIGAHANPALVRANANSPVAVSGPDCSYNPFASVQESDCGKLLEDLTAAGITYELANGTDLELHIGGEALPVAAYPWDDKEARNAELKGWLTDAGYDLGVVRPTVKDALVIGVMLLVFMALSGATYGPVAALLSEMFPPRIRYSSMSIPYHIGTGYFGGFLPLISSYMVATSGNPYQGLWYTWGIVAIALVVAIWGLRGGPPRDYGDDAA comes from the coding sequence ATGGCTGACGTACAGCAGCATCCACATGCACCCGAGCCGAGTGCATCGGACATCAAACTCGTCATTGCGGCTTCCTCGATGGGTACCGTGTTCGAGTGGTACGACTTCTTCATCTACGGAACGCTGGCCGGCATCATCGGCAAGACCTTCTTCCCTTCGGGCAACGCGACGCTCGAGACGCTGCTGGTCTGGGCCGGCTTCGCGGTAGGCTTCGGCTTCCGTCCGCTTGGCGCAGTGCTTTTCGGTTTTCTCGGGGACAAGCTTGGACGCAAGTACACGTTCCTTGTCACCGTCACGTTGATGGGCATTGCGACAGCCGGCGTCGGTTTTATCCCTTCGGCCGAGACCATCGGGCTCGCCGCTCCGGCGATCATTCTCCTGCTGCGTATCATGCAGGGTCTTGCGCTAGGCGGCGAATATGGCGGAGCGGCGATCTATGTCGCAGAGCATTCTCCGCCCAATCGCCGCGGCTTCTTCACCGGCTTCATTCAGGCAAGCGTCGTCGGCGGCTTCGTGCTCAGCCTGATCGTGGTCCTGACCTGCAAGGGACTGATGAGCGAGGAATTGTGGAATGCCTGGGGGTGGCGCGTTCCCTTCCTGCTCAGCATGATCCTACTCGCAGTATCTCTGTGGATGCGCCTCAAGCTGTCGGAAAGCCCGGTCTTCAAGGCGATGCGCGAAGAGGGCGAGATCGCGGGCAACCCCTTTGTCGAGAGCTTCACTTATCCTGGTAACAAGAAGCGCATCTTCATCGCGCTATTCGGGATTGCGGCAGGTCTGACGGTGATCTGGTACACGGCCATGTTCTCCGCGCTCAGCTTCCTCAAGGGGGCGATGCGCATGGAAGCAACGACGGCGGAAATCATCATCGGCATTTCCGCAGGCCTGGGCATGGCTTTCTTCGTATTGTTCGGTTCGCTTTCGGACAGGGTCGGGCGCAAGAAGCCGATCGTGTGGGGCTACCTTGCTGCGCTGGTGCTGATGTTCCCCCTGTTCTGGACGATCGGCGCTCACGCCAATCCCGCCCTTGTGCGGGCCAACGCGAACTCGCCGGTCGCGGTTTCGGGGCCTGACTGCAGCTACAATCCCTTCGCGTCTGTCCAGGAGAGCGATTGCGGCAAGTTGCTCGAAGATCTGACGGCGGCGGGAATAACCTACGAACTGGCCAATGGCACCGATCTTGAACTTCACATCGGCGGTGAGGCGTTACCGGTCGCAGCCTATCCCTGGGATGACAAGGAGGCGCGCAACGCCGAGTTGAAAGGCTGGCTGACCGACGCGGGCTACGACCTCGGAGTCGTCAGGCCGACCGTCAAGGATGCCCTTGTCATCGGCGTCATGCTGCTGGTCTTCATGGCTCTGTCGGGCGCAACATACGGGCCGGTCGCCGCACTTCTGTCGGAAATGTTCCCGCCGCGTATCCGTTACAGCTCGATGTCCATTCCCTATCACATCGGAACCGGCTACTTCGGCGGCTTCCTGCCGCTGATTTCGAGCTACATGGTCGCGACCAGCGGGAATCCATACCAGGGTCTGTGGTACACCTGGGGCATCGTCGCGATTGCCCTGGTGGTCGCAATCTGGGGTTTGCGGGGCGGTCCCCCGCGCGATTACGGTGATGATGCTGCCTGA
- a CDS encoding CvpA family protein — protein sequence MSGFDIVVLLFVGIGALTGFFRGFVQEILTLAAWIFAIFAIRMFHTPVTEVLVPYIGEGSGSAILAFALLLLGPYVAVRLVARWAGSKSRGSLLGPIDRVLGFGFGAVKGVIILVLAFSVLVLGYDTVWGVAGRPDWIVTARSYPFVNASSEAMVKMINERRQQLNEEDAAVAAE from the coding sequence ATGAGTGGCTTCGATATCGTTGTCCTGCTGTTCGTGGGGATCGGGGCCCTGACCGGCTTCTTCCGCGGATTCGTGCAGGAAATTCTCACGCTGGCGGCGTGGATATTCGCAATTTTCGCAATTCGCATGTTCCATACACCCGTCACCGAAGTGCTCGTTCCGTACATCGGAGAGGGTTCGGGATCGGCGATCCTTGCCTTTGCGCTGCTGTTGCTGGGGCCTTACGTGGCCGTGAGGCTTGTCGCCCGCTGGGCCGGCAGCAAGAGCCGCGGTTCGCTGCTGGGGCCGATCGACCGGGTCCTGGGTTTCGGGTTCGGCGCGGTGAAGGGCGTCATCATCCTCGTGCTGGCCTTCTCGGTGCTGGTTCTTGGATATGATACCGTATGGGGCGTTGCCGGCCGGCCCGATTGGATCGTGACCGCGCGATCCTATCCCTTCGTCAATGCCAGTAGCGAAGCCATGGTGAAGATGATCAACGAGCGGCGCCAGCAGCTCAACGAGGAGGATGCTGCGGTCGCGGCCGAGTAG
- the radA gene encoding DNA repair protein RadA gives MAKPKRRYVCQNCGSVATRWQGQCADCGEWNSLVEEAPQTVFSSKHDLSSGGRPIQFTPLDQPGEIPQRQASGLAEFDRALGGGLVPGSAILMGGDPGIGKSTLLLQASAHIARAGRDVVYVSGEEASGQVRLRAERLGLSKCPIRLASATSVRDILTTLGMDEPPSLLVIDSIQTMHSDQIEGAPGSVSQVRGCAFELIRYAKENSVTLILVGHVTKDGNIAGPRVLEHMVDVVMSFEGERSHQYRILRSLKNRFGPVDEIGVFAMEGDGLAEVGNPSMLFLSGREEPMAGSAVFPAMEGTRPVLVEIQALIVRLQSGATPRRAVVGWDNGRMAMLLAVLEARCGLNFSSAEVYLNVAGGYRLADPAADLAVAAALVSALGDKPLPTDAVWFGEVSLAGEIRPVAHSSIRQRESAKLGFGKAIGPAGGPPPDKGIRFSGLTMLPNLVDRILSDA, from the coding sequence ATGGCAAAGCCCAAACGTCGTTACGTATGTCAGAATTGCGGAAGCGTCGCGACCCGGTGGCAGGGGCAGTGCGCGGATTGCGGTGAATGGAACTCGCTTGTCGAGGAAGCACCGCAGACGGTCTTTTCTTCCAAGCACGATCTCTCTTCCGGCGGTCGCCCGATCCAGTTCACCCCGCTCGACCAGCCTGGCGAAATTCCCCAGAGGCAGGCCAGCGGCCTTGCCGAGTTCGATCGCGCCCTGGGTGGCGGCCTGGTCCCCGGATCGGCGATCCTCATGGGCGGGGATCCGGGTATCGGCAAGTCGACGCTGCTGCTGCAGGCCTCGGCGCACATCGCCAGGGCCGGGCGTGACGTCGTCTATGTCAGCGGCGAGGAAGCGTCCGGTCAGGTTCGGCTGCGGGCTGAACGCCTTGGCCTGTCGAAGTGTCCGATTCGCCTGGCCTCCGCAACATCGGTGCGGGACATCCTCACTACGCTGGGGATGGATGAGCCGCCGTCGCTTCTGGTCATCGATTCGATCCAGACGATGCACTCGGACCAGATCGAGGGTGCGCCCGGGTCGGTCAGCCAGGTGCGCGGGTGCGCCTTCGAACTGATCCGCTACGCCAAGGAAAACAGCGTCACCCTCATCCTCGTCGGTCACGTCACCAAGGACGGCAATATCGCCGGTCCGCGCGTGCTGGAGCACATGGTCGACGTGGTGATGAGCTTCGAGGGGGAACGCAGTCACCAGTACCGCATCCTGCGCTCGCTCAAGAACCGTTTCGGTCCGGTCGACGAGATCGGCGTCTTCGCCATGGAGGGCGACGGACTTGCCGAAGTCGGCAATCCCTCGATGCTGTTCCTTTCTGGCCGCGAGGAACCGATGGCGGGCAGCGCGGTCTTCCCGGCGATGGAAGGGACCCGGCCAGTCCTCGTGGAAATACAGGCGCTTATCGTGCGCCTGCAGAGCGGGGCGACGCCGCGGCGTGCCGTCGTCGGGTGGGACAATGGCCGCATGGCCATGCTGCTCGCCGTGCTCGAGGCACGATGCGGCCTTAATTTCTCCAGTGCGGAAGTCTATCTCAACGTCGCTGGCGGTTATCGCCTTGCCGATCCGGCGGCCGACCTTGCCGTGGCCGCTGCGCTCGTCTCGGCCCTCGGTGACAAGCCTCTGCCGACGGACGCTGTGTGGTTCGGTGAAGTCTCGCTCGCCGGTGAGATTCGGCCCGTGGCCCATTCATCGATCCGACAGCGCGAATCGGCGAAACTTGGCTTTGGCAAGGCTATTGGACCTGCCGGTGGACCGCCGCCCGACAAGGGCATCCGGTTTTCCGGTCTGACAATGCTTCCCAACCTCGTTGACCGCATTCTTTCGGATGCTTAA
- a CDS encoding glycine zipper domain-containing protein, with the protein MRKFILPVIAAGALGLGGCASNYAGEGALGGAALGAGVGAVTGGDVGTGAAIGAAAGAAVGSQVDKDKGCYRYDRDGRRYWDRDC; encoded by the coding sequence ATGCGCAAGTTCATCCTCCCCGTTATTGCTGCCGGGGCTCTCGGCCTTGGTGGCTGTGCCAGCAACTATGCCGGCGAAGGTGCGCTCGGCGGTGCAGCTCTCGGGGCCGGTGTCGGCGCCGTGACCGGGGGAGACGTCGGGACCGGCGCTGCGATCGGCGCGGCCGCAGGCGCGGCGGTCGGCTCGCAGGTCGACAAGGACAAGGGTTGCTATCGCTATGACCGCGATGGCCGTCGCTACTGGGACCGCGACTGCTGA
- a CDS encoding patatin-like protein, with the protein MRQKELRITLVCYGGISLAVYMHGVTKELWKVLRASRAFWADEGILESSEAVYARLLRRLEQGSNLKLRVLSDIVAGASAGGINSIFLAQAIHTGQSLEPLTELWLECADVDVLLDPDAKPWSRAAKFWASPIVYYLLHRPGNAVSASVAPETRTEVRDKLSRLIRSRWFEPPFSGIGFSRLINRAMMAMAEAPEGKPLLPARHPLDLFVTATDFKGHLETLRLHSPELVLESEHRLTIDFHVKSRGKGEDLASIPALVLAARSTASFPGAFPPLQIAEIDKLVAETASKWPDRDAFLRRVMPEHFSRKDIDSVSLIDGSVLVNAPFADAMTVLRDRPAAREVDRRFVYIDPTPDHIGPRMRRDTRIPGFFPVIFGSLSSIPREQPIRDNLEALDRDSREMRTMRDIVLALRPEIEETVDKLFGRTLFLDRPTPKRLAAWRNKAQEAAFQQAGFAYHGYAQVKFSGILAMLGRMVDEGVPEQELSSTEPIVQRFIGYLADNGLDRMQALREGTSAPMIDFFRAHDLAFRIRRLRFLARRVTQDWEGDPSVTEQDRDDARAAIYEALALYIEREPLHYLGEDFPPAARNFFNDPGAVLDHIAARRSLPEVDAQVDEMLAEVLAAMPPTLRRRVLLAYLGFPFYDTVTLPLLRGEGLTEFDPILVDRISPEDCHAIRKGGMADTLRGTEFYNFGAFFSRAYRENDYLWGRLHGAERMIDLIASTLEKGQAIPQGELAAFKKDAFLAILNEEQDRLLADPALIRTIRKEVEAL; encoded by the coding sequence ATGCGGCAGAAAGAACTGCGGATCACGCTCGTCTGCTATGGGGGCATCTCTCTTGCCGTCTACATGCACGGCGTGACCAAGGAGCTGTGGAAGGTCCTTCGGGCAAGCCGGGCGTTCTGGGCCGACGAAGGCATCCTTGAGAGCAGCGAGGCCGTTTACGCACGGCTGCTGCGCAGGCTGGAACAGGGCAGCAACCTGAAACTGCGGGTTCTTTCCGACATCGTCGCCGGGGCGAGCGCGGGCGGGATCAACAGCATCTTCCTCGCGCAGGCGATCCACACCGGCCAGTCGCTCGAACCCTTGACCGAACTGTGGCTCGAATGCGCTGACGTCGACGTCCTGCTCGATCCCGACGCCAAGCCCTGGTCGCGTGCCGCCAAGTTCTGGGCAAGTCCGATCGTCTATTACCTCCTCCACCGCCCCGGCAATGCGGTGAGCGCTTCGGTCGCCCCTGAGACCCGCACCGAAGTGCGCGACAAGCTCTCGCGCCTGATCCGCTCGCGCTGGTTCGAGCCGCCCTTCAGCGGCATCGGCTTCTCGCGCCTCATCAACCGGGCGATGATGGCGATGGCAGAAGCGCCCGAGGGCAAGCCCCTGCTTCCGGCGCGGCACCCGCTCGACCTGTTCGTGACGGCGACCGACTTCAAGGGACACCTTGAAACCCTGCGGCTCCACTCGCCCGAACTGGTGCTGGAAAGCGAGCATCGCCTGACCATCGATTTTCACGTCAAGTCGCGGGGCAAGGGCGAGGATCTCGCATCGATCCCGGCGCTGGTCCTCGCTGCGCGTTCGACGGCGAGCTTCCCCGGGGCCTTTCCGCCGCTGCAGATTGCGGAAATCGACAAGCTCGTGGCCGAAACCGCCAGCAAGTGGCCCGACCGCGATGCCTTCCTGCGCCGCGTCATGCCGGAACATTTCAGCCGCAAGGACATAGACAGTGTCTCGCTCATCGACGGCTCCGTCCTCGTCAATGCGCCGTTTGCCGATGCCATGACCGTACTGCGCGACCGCCCTGCCGCGCGGGAGGTCGACCGGCGCTTCGTCTATATCGATCCGACCCCCGATCACATTGGCCCCAGAATGCGGCGCGACACCAGGATACCCGGCTTCTTCCCGGTGATCTTCGGTTCGCTATCATCGATCCCGCGCGAGCAGCCGATCCGCGACAACCTCGAGGCACTCGATCGCGATTCGCGCGAGATGCGCACGATGCGCGACATCGTGTTGGCCCTGCGCCCCGAGATCGAAGAGACCGTCGACAAACTGTTCGGGCGCACCCTGTTCCTCGACCGCCCCACTCCCAAGCGGCTTGCGGCATGGCGTAACAAGGCGCAGGAGGCCGCATTCCAGCAGGCCGGCTTTGCCTATCACGGGTACGCCCAGGTCAAGTTCAGCGGCATTCTGGCGATGCTCGGCCGCATGGTCGATGAAGGCGTTCCGGAACAGGAGCTGTCCTCGACCGAGCCGATAGTACAACGGTTCATCGGCTATCTTGCCGATAACGGCCTCGACCGCATGCAGGCCCTGCGCGAAGGCACGTCTGCACCGATGATCGACTTCTTCCGCGCCCACGACCTGGCTTTCCGGATCCGGCGGCTGCGCTTCCTGGCGCGGCGCGTGACGCAGGACTGGGAGGGCGATCCCAGCGTGACAGAACAGGACCGCGACGATGCCCGGGCGGCGATCTACGAGGCCCTTGCGCTCTACATCGAGCGGGAGCCGCTGCACTATCTGGGAGAGGACTTCCCGCCCGCAGCCCGAAATTTCTTCAACGATCCCGGGGCCGTACTCGATCATATTGCCGCAAGGCGCTCATTGCCCGAGGTCGATGCGCAGGTCGATGAGATGCTCGCCGAAGTACTCGCAGCGATGCCTCCGACCCTGCGGCGCAGGGTCCTGCTCGCCTACCTGGGCTTCCCGTTCTACGACACGGTCACCCTGCCGCTGCTGCGCGGCGAAGGCCTGACCGAATTCGATCCGATCCTGGTCGACAGGATTTCGCCCGAGGATTGCCATGCCATCCGCAAGGGCGGCATGGCCGATACCCTGCGCGGGACAGAGTTCTACAACTTCGGCGCCTTTTTCAGCCGTGCCTATCGCGAGAACGACTACCTGTGGGGTCGCCTGCACGGCGCCGAGCGCATGATCGACCTGATTGCCTCCACGCTGGAGAAGGGACAGGCGATCCCTCAGGGCGAACTGGCTGCCTTCAAGAAGGACGCATTTCTGGCAATCCTCAACGAAGAGCAGGACCGGCTGCTGGCCGATCCTGCTCTGATCAGGACGATCAGGAAGGAAGTCGAGGCGCTTTGA
- a CDS encoding copper chaperone PCu(A)C — MKIFRSVAVASALAVAASLAGCQQSEAPAGNATETADSGNPDAKPGISGSDGRMILPVVAGRPGAVYFSIRNEGPQPATLVGVHVAGAGKVQMHKTEGGKMSSVDSLEIAPGGVLEFAPGGYHVMAFDIDDTLKTGESTELTLTFADGDKLSMPLQIETMGGGMQSGMTGSMDHSGMEGGSMQDGDMAGMHH; from the coding sequence GTGAAAATCTTTCGTTCCGTGGCAGTTGCTTCGGCGCTGGCCGTGGCCGCATCGCTGGCGGGATGCCAGCAGTCCGAAGCCCCTGCCGGCAATGCGACCGAAACTGCCGATTCAGGCAATCCGGACGCGAAGCCGGGCATTTCCGGCAGCGACGGCCGCATGATCCTGCCGGTCGTCGCAGGCCGCCCGGGCGCAGTCTACTTCAGTATCCGAAACGAAGGACCGCAGCCGGCTACCCTGGTCGGCGTCCATGTCGCGGGCGCGGGAAAAGTGCAGATGCACAAGACCGAAGGCGGCAAGATGTCTTCGGTGGACTCGCTCGAGATCGCGCCCGGCGGCGTGCTGGAATTCGCTCCCGGCGGGTATCACGTCATGGCCTTCGACATCGACGATACGCTCAAGACCGGTGAGAGCACCGAGCTGACGCTGACTTTCGCCGACGGGGACAAGCTGTCGATGCCGCTGCAAATCGAGACTATGGGCGGCGGCATGCAAAGCGGCATGACCGGCAGCATGGACCATTCCGGAATGGAGGGCGGCTCCATGCAGGACGGCGACATGGCGGGAATGCACCACTGA